Proteins encoded within one genomic window of Prauserella marina:
- a CDS encoding (Fe-S)-binding protein, with translation MTESSFDATHPPERELLDDCVHCGFCLPTCPTYQLWGEEMDSPRGRIYLMDLAERGEIELEGAFTEHIDACLGCMACVTSCPSGVQYDRLLEATRPQIERNVPRQRSDKLFRDGIFALFPYRRRLRAAAILGLAYQKLGLSKVAEKVLPPRLAAAQALLPPVRLRSAFAKLPRRVRARTPVRRRVALLSGCVQDVFFHDVNVATQRVLAAEGCEVLTPREQGCCGALGLHAGRADHATARAKDTIATFEKLPVDDIVVNVAGCGSSMKEYGALLADDPEWARRAAAFSAKVKDISEVLADLSPVAERHPITAKVAYHDACHLGHAQGVRQAPRKVLRTIPGVDLVDLPEAELCCGSAGIYNMVQPEPAAELGERKAGNIRAVKPDLLVTANPGCLLQIRRYLGDEIPMLHPVQLLAASIEGRDIR, from the coding sequence GTGACCGAGTCGAGTTTCGACGCTACCCACCCTCCGGAACGTGAGCTGCTCGACGATTGTGTTCACTGCGGGTTCTGCCTGCCCACCTGCCCGACCTACCAGTTGTGGGGCGAGGAAATGGACTCGCCCCGCGGCCGGATCTACCTGATGGATCTCGCCGAACGGGGTGAGATCGAACTCGAAGGCGCGTTCACCGAGCACATCGACGCCTGCCTCGGCTGCATGGCGTGCGTGACCTCGTGTCCTTCCGGGGTCCAGTACGACAGGTTGCTTGAGGCGACGAGGCCGCAGATCGAGCGCAACGTGCCCCGGCAGCGATCGGACAAACTGTTCAGGGACGGCATCTTCGCGTTGTTCCCCTACCGGCGGCGGCTCAGGGCCGCTGCCATTCTCGGTCTCGCATACCAGAAACTCGGACTGAGCAAGGTCGCGGAGAAGGTGCTGCCGCCCAGGCTCGCCGCCGCGCAGGCGCTGCTGCCACCGGTGCGGTTGCGCTCGGCGTTCGCGAAACTGCCGCGCAGGGTTCGGGCGAGGACACCGGTGAGGCGCAGGGTCGCGTTGCTCTCCGGCTGTGTGCAGGACGTGTTCTTCCACGACGTCAACGTGGCGACCCAGCGGGTGCTCGCCGCGGAGGGCTGCGAAGTGCTGACGCCGAGGGAACAGGGCTGCTGCGGGGCACTCGGCCTGCACGCGGGCAGGGCGGATCACGCGACGGCCCGCGCGAAGGACACCATCGCGACGTTCGAGAAACTGCCCGTCGACGACATCGTCGTCAACGTGGCCGGCTGCGGTTCGTCGATGAAGGAATACGGCGCGTTGCTGGCCGACGATCCCGAATGGGCGCGGCGAGCCGCCGCGTTCTCCGCGAAGGTCAAGGACATCAGCGAAGTGCTCGCCGACCTTTCGCCCGTGGCCGAACGACATCCGATCACGGCGAAGGTCGCCTACCACGACGCGTGCCACCTCGGCCACGCGCAAGGAGTGAGGCAGGCGCCACGAAAGGTGTTGCGCACCATCCCCGGTGTCGACCTCGTCGACCTGCCGGAAGCCGAACTGTGCTGCGGCTCGGCGGGGATCTACAACATGGTGCAGCCGGAACCGGCGGCCGAACTCGGTGAGCGCAAAGCAGGCAACATCCGTGCCGTGAAGCCGGATCTGCTTGTCACGGCCAACCCCGGCTGCCTGTTGCAGATCCGCCGGTACCTCGGTGACGAGATACCGATGTTGCACCCGGTACAACTCCTCGCGGCCTCCATCGAGGGACGCGACATCCGCTGA
- a CDS encoding FAD-binding oxidoreductase yields MTGTEAMTVAPTDLRTAREALADTTGTVEVRGAGTATSWAGAQEPADIVLDTGKLTGVLAYNPADMTVAVRAGTPLLELQAELAEQGQRVAFDPARVASGATVGGLVATADSGPLALAHGSMRDLVIGATVVLADGTVARTGGHVIKNVAGYDLAKLLHGSYGCFGLLAEIVLRLHPVAAATATVRLDCGLNTAAEHARTVLASAFEPVALEWAEGILLTRVEGTEAGCETRAGRLAELLGGSVLPEQEALAAWKRHAALVDEAVVRIGCRPSRLPGILAASGGTAVAGLGTGIGTTAVPPEAVGAVHDAVTAVGGTSVTRRRSRSPGRAWGQRPSALRTLRDLRAALDPGGRLCRGRFDNWFTDEQSAPEFTEEATS; encoded by the coding sequence ATGACGGGCACGGAGGCGATGACGGTCGCACCGACCGACCTGCGAACCGCGCGCGAAGCGCTCGCCGACACCACCGGCACGGTCGAGGTCAGGGGCGCGGGAACGGCCACGAGCTGGGCAGGCGCACAGGAACCAGCCGACATCGTGCTCGACACCGGCAAGCTCACCGGCGTACTCGCCTACAACCCCGCCGACATGACCGTCGCGGTGCGTGCGGGAACCCCGCTGCTTGAGCTACAGGCCGAGCTGGCCGAACAGGGCCAGCGGGTCGCGTTCGACCCGGCGAGGGTGGCAAGCGGCGCGACGGTCGGCGGGCTTGTCGCCACGGCCGATTCGGGGCCGCTCGCGCTCGCGCACGGTTCGATGCGCGATCTCGTGATCGGTGCGACGGTGGTGCTCGCCGACGGCACCGTGGCGCGAACCGGTGGTCATGTCATCAAGAACGTGGCCGGTTACGACCTCGCGAAGCTGCTGCACGGTTCCTACGGATGCTTCGGACTGCTCGCCGAGATCGTGCTGCGGCTGCACCCGGTGGCTGCGGCCACTGCGACGGTGCGACTCGACTGCGGGCTGAACACGGCCGCCGAGCACGCGAGGACGGTACTGGCGAGCGCGTTCGAACCGGTGGCTCTCGAATGGGCCGAAGGGATCTTGCTGACCAGGGTCGAGGGCACCGAGGCGGGGTGCGAGACGAGAGCGGGCAGGCTCGCCGAACTGCTCGGCGGTTCGGTGCTGCCTGAGCAAGAGGCTTTGGCGGCGTGGAAGCGGCACGCCGCCCTCGTCGACGAGGCGGTCGTGCGGATCGGGTGCAGGCCGAGCAGACTGCCAGGAATTCTCGCCGCTTCGGGAGGCACCGCTGTCGCTGGGCTCGGCACCGGCATCGGAACCACGGCGGTGCCGCCAGAGGCCGTCGGGGCGGTGCACGACGCCGTCACCGCCGTTGGCGGCACGTCGGTCACGAGACGGCGCTCTCGCTCGCCGGGCCGAGCGTGGGGCCAGCGGCCCTCCGCATTGAGAACACTGCGGGATTTGCGAGCGGCACTGGATCCAGGCGGCAGGTTGTGCCGTGGGCGCTTCGACAACTGGTTCACCGACGAACAGTCAGCACCCGAGTTCACCGAGGAGGCGACCTCGTGA
- a CDS encoding FAD-linked oxidase C-terminal domain-containing protein — protein sequence MLDAEVLHAFSSAVGAANVVSDPVRLRSYECDGLTGFKQVPSLVLLPLDTASVAAAVTVCHRYGIPFVARGAGTGLSGGALPVADGVVISLQRLREVVEVDPVDRIAVVQPGVTNLDITKATAQYGLYYAPDPSSQQVCTIGGNVAENSGGAHCLKYGFTTNHVLSMTVVLPDGEVVTLGGDTGEQLGPDLRGVFIGSEGTLGIACDITVRLLTVPETVRTLLADFPSVTAAGEVVSDIIAAGIVPAAVEMMDNLAIEAAEKAVGAGYTLTTPAALVVELDGPAAECGNQFEQVKAICDRHGCTRLHIAKDAGERAKIWQGRKAAFAAVGRISPDYIVQDGVVPRTRLAEVLGRIEAMGNAAGLRVANVFHAGDGNLHPLVLFDADAGESERAENLSKDITELCVELGGSLSGEHGIGTDKACSMPRMFGEDDLAVMDRVRAGFDADKLSNPGKLLPTPRLCGEKPGRYRPHPLEEAGVIERL from the coding sequence ATGCTCGACGCGGAGGTGCTGCACGCGTTTTCCTCCGCGGTCGGGGCTGCCAACGTGGTCTCCGACCCCGTGCGATTGCGCAGTTACGAATGCGACGGGCTTACCGGCTTCAAACAGGTTCCCTCGCTCGTCTTGTTGCCGCTCGACACCGCGAGCGTCGCCGCCGCCGTCACGGTGTGCCACCGCTACGGCATCCCTTTCGTGGCAAGGGGCGCAGGCACCGGCCTTTCCGGTGGAGCGCTGCCCGTCGCTGACGGAGTCGTGATCTCCCTACAGCGGTTGCGCGAGGTGGTCGAGGTCGATCCCGTCGACCGCATAGCGGTCGTCCAACCGGGTGTCACGAACCTCGACATCACCAAAGCGACCGCACAGTACGGCCTTTACTACGCGCCTGACCCTTCGAGCCAGCAGGTGTGCACCATCGGCGGCAACGTCGCCGAGAACTCGGGAGGCGCACATTGCCTGAAGTACGGCTTCACGACCAACCACGTGCTCTCCATGACCGTCGTACTCCCCGACGGCGAGGTCGTGACGCTCGGTGGCGACACGGGTGAACAACTCGGTCCCGATCTGCGGGGCGTTTTCATCGGCTCGGAAGGCACACTCGGCATCGCCTGCGACATCACCGTCCGGCTGCTCACGGTCCCGGAAACCGTCCGGACCCTGCTCGCCGACTTCCCTTCGGTGACGGCAGCCGGCGAAGTAGTCAGCGACATCATCGCGGCGGGTATCGTTCCGGCCGCCGTCGAGATGATGGACAACCTCGCCATCGAGGCCGCGGAGAAAGCGGTCGGCGCCGGATACACGCTGACGACGCCCGCCGCGCTCGTCGTCGAACTCGACGGCCCCGCCGCCGAATGCGGCAACCAGTTCGAGCAGGTCAAGGCCATTTGCGACCGGCACGGCTGCACCAGGCTGCACATCGCGAAGGACGCGGGCGAGCGGGCGAAAATCTGGCAGGGGCGCAAAGCCGCCTTCGCGGCGGTCGGCCGCATCAGCCCCGACTACATCGTGCAGGACGGGGTCGTGCCGCGAACGAGACTCGCCGAAGTACTCGGGCGCATCGAGGCCATGGGCAACGCGGCGGGACTCCGGGTCGCCAACGTCTTCCACGCCGGTGACGGCAACCTTCACCCGCTCGTGCTTTTCGACGCCGACGCTGGGGAATCGGAACGGGCGGAGAACCTTTCCAAGGACATCACCGAACTGTGCGTCGAACTGGGCGGATCACTGTCCGGCGAGCACGGGATCGGCACCGACAAGGCGTGCTCGATGCCGCGCATGTTCGGCGAGGACGACCTCGCCGTGATGGATCGGGTGCGGGCCGGGTTCGACGCCGACAAGCTGAGCAACCCCGGAAAGCTGCTGCCGACCCCACGGCTGTGCGGCGAGAAACCGGGCCGCTACCGGCCACACCCTCTTGAGGAGGCTGGAGTGATCGAGCGGCTATGA
- a CDS encoding Ku protein translates to MRVMWKGAVSFGLVTIPIHLYTATENKNVTLRQVHEADGGRIQYKRFCTVDGEEVPYADIAKGYELSDGGMVVLTDGDLADLPLSTSRTIDVHEFVPLEAIDPLYYDKSYYLEPQKLAVKPYVLLRDALQKSGQVAIAKVAIRQREALAVIRVVSDVMVLTTMLWPDEVRDPEFPFLEQETPEVRSQEMAMAASLIDSLSDTVFEPDKYHDSYREALTKLIEAKIAGDELAKPKAATAETEVTDLMAALEASVSAAKKSRQPGSAKKSPAKKAAKTKTEGSP, encoded by the coding sequence ATGCGGGTTATGTGGAAGGGCGCGGTGTCTTTCGGGCTCGTGACGATCCCGATCCACCTTTACACCGCCACCGAGAACAAGAACGTCACGCTGCGGCAGGTGCACGAGGCCGACGGCGGGCGCATCCAATACAAGCGGTTCTGCACCGTCGACGGCGAGGAAGTGCCCTACGCCGACATCGCGAAGGGCTACGAACTGTCCGACGGCGGCATGGTCGTGCTCACCGACGGCGATCTCGCCGATCTGCCGCTTTCCACTTCGCGCACCATCGACGTGCACGAGTTCGTCCCACTCGAAGCCATCGATCCGCTCTACTACGACAAGAGCTACTACCTCGAACCGCAGAAGCTCGCCGTCAAGCCGTACGTGCTGTTGCGCGACGCGTTGCAGAAGTCGGGTCAGGTCGCCATCGCGAAGGTGGCGATCAGGCAGCGGGAGGCGCTGGCCGTGATCCGCGTCGTCTCCGACGTCATGGTGCTCACCACGATGTTGTGGCCTGACGAGGTGCGCGATCCCGAGTTTCCCTTCCTGGAACAGGAAACACCCGAGGTGCGGTCGCAGGAGATGGCAATGGCCGCTTCCTTGATCGACTCGCTGTCCGACACCGTGTTCGAGCCGGACAAATACCACGACAGCTACCGGGAAGCGCTCACCAAGCTGATCGAGGCGAAGATCGCGGGAGACGAGCTGGCCAAACCGAAGGCGGCGACGGCGGAAACCGAGGTCACCGATTTGATGGCCGCGCTCGAAGCCAGCGTGTCCGCCGCGAAGAAGTCGCGGCAGCCGGGGTCCGCGAAGAAGAGCCCCGCGAAGAAGGCGGCAAAGACGAAGACCGAGGGCTCGCCATAG
- a CDS encoding cytochrome P450 — MDTARVAAEVVAPTLAAGVIKRRPWVMAVADRFQWDRPAISLLRALHAKYGKGPLRLRIPGRDIALVLDPGDVERVLEGSPSPFTPASIEKRAALDHFQPHGVLITGGPRRADRRRYNERVLESDSPRHSLAGRVTAVVAEETEWLLTHNPGRLDWVAFNEMWWRVVRRLVFGDAARDDVSTTALLDSLRKRANWAYLSPKARNRRSAFQHRLTELLDRAEAGSLAASIADTPAPEGVAAAGQVPHWLFAFDAAGMSTLRTLALLATRQRQAAKAMDDLDDEHHRYLRACVLDTVRLWPTTPVLLRESTEPTAWNGDSEVWRAGTTFFVFTPYFHRDPETVPFADSFEPEAWLDGRIEDYPALVPFSAGPAGCPGENLVLLVTSTVLAELLRRAEYRLLAPRSLNRRETLPATLDNFGLRFTWFGWFA; from the coding sequence ATGGACACCGCGAGGGTGGCCGCCGAGGTCGTGGCACCGACCTTGGCAGCCGGCGTCATCAAACGGCGCCCGTGGGTGATGGCGGTCGCGGACCGGTTTCAGTGGGATCGACCGGCGATCAGCCTGCTTCGCGCGTTGCACGCGAAATACGGGAAAGGTCCGCTGAGGCTGAGGATTCCAGGCCGGGACATCGCACTCGTGCTCGATCCGGGCGATGTCGAGCGCGTGCTCGAAGGGTCCCCTTCGCCGTTCACCCCTGCCAGTATCGAGAAACGCGCTGCGCTCGATCATTTCCAGCCACACGGTGTGCTCATCACCGGCGGACCACGACGGGCTGACCGGCGGCGCTACAACGAACGTGTTCTCGAATCGGACTCACCTCGGCATTCACTCGCCGGAAGGGTGACAGCGGTCGTCGCCGAGGAAACGGAATGGCTGCTGACCCACAATCCGGGGCGCCTCGACTGGGTTGCGTTCAACGAGATGTGGTGGCGCGTCGTGCGCAGGCTCGTTTTCGGTGATGCCGCCCGCGACGACGTCAGCACGACGGCGCTGCTCGACAGCCTGCGCAAGCGCGCGAACTGGGCTTATCTCTCACCGAAGGCGCGCAACCGCCGCTCGGCCTTCCAGCACCGGCTGACCGAACTGCTCGATCGTGCCGAAGCCGGGAGCCTCGCGGCGAGTATCGCCGACACTCCCGCCCCCGAAGGGGTGGCCGCGGCAGGCCAGGTTCCGCACTGGCTGTTCGCCTTCGACGCGGCGGGCATGAGCACGCTTCGCACGCTCGCGTTGCTGGCGACGCGGCAGCGGCAGGCCGCGAAAGCGATGGACGACCTCGACGACGAACACCACCGCTACCTGCGCGCCTGCGTGCTCGACACGGTCAGGCTGTGGCCGACGACTCCCGTTCTGCTGAGGGAGAGCACGGAGCCGACGGCGTGGAACGGCGACAGCGAGGTCTGGCGGGCCGGAACGACGTTCTTCGTGTTCACCCCGTACTTCCACCGGGACCCGGAGACCGTGCCGTTCGCCGACTCATTCGAGCCTGAGGCGTGGCTCGACGGACGGATCGAGGATTATCCCGCGCTCGTACCGTTCAGCGCGGGGCCCGCGGGGTGCCCCGGCGAGAATCTCGTCCTTCTGGTCACCAGCACGGTGCTCGCGGAACTGTTGCGACGCGCGGAATACCGACTGCTCGCACCCCGCTCGCTGAACCGGAGGGAAACCCTGCCCGCGACGCTGGACAACTTCGGGCTCCGCTTCACCTGGTTCGGCTGGTTCGCCTAG
- a CDS encoding DUF6401 family natural product biosynthesis protein, with translation MSEELKSGWPALGRPALRQRFTQHLHGVDDAIRTDEELTDRAVPASRLVLIAGHAYDLRQEALRSGWRPPSDEAAWTADEWYGLRLLACHELASREPRGPKPALLHPERSSIVGLIRGSRPG, from the coding sequence ATGAGCGAAGAGCTGAAATCCGGCTGGCCCGCGCTCGGGCGCCCTGCCCTGCGGCAGCGGTTCACCCAGCACCTTCACGGCGTCGATGACGCCATTCGCACCGACGAAGAGCTGACCGACCGCGCGGTACCGGCCAGCAGGCTCGTACTGATCGCGGGGCACGCCTACGACCTGAGGCAGGAAGCCCTTCGCTCAGGGTGGCGGCCACCCTCCGACGAAGCGGCGTGGACCGCCGACGAGTGGTACGGACTCCGCCTGCTCGCGTGCCACGAACTGGCCTCCCGCGAGCCACGAGGACCGAAGCCCGCGCTGCTTCACCCGGAACGGTCCTCGATCGTCGGACTCATCCGGGGGTCGCGGCCAGGCTGA
- a CDS encoding alpha/beta fold hydrolase: MDIETGMELVNGIRMHYRIAGNGSPVVLLHGWPQTGHCWRKVLEPLAASHTVIVPDLRGYGLSDKPRHGYDKRTMAADVSELTRKLGFPVVSVVGHDRGGRVGHRWALDNPGEIDRLAVLDIIPTREMWARMDGGLARGYWHWLFHLQPDLPERLAGQDVAGYLGYFFERWTHRRDALEPEAVAEYVRAFSAPGALRAGFDDYRASFPADAEHDDADFEAGRRLGMPVLAMWGESGLLGTLPCERIWREYATDVTGRAVPSCGHFVPEEQPESTARHLLEFLSR, encoded by the coding sequence ATGGACATCGAAACCGGCATGGAACTGGTGAACGGGATCCGGATGCACTACCGGATCGCGGGAAACGGGTCGCCCGTGGTTCTGCTCCACGGCTGGCCGCAGACGGGACACTGCTGGCGCAAAGTGCTGGAGCCGCTCGCGGCCTCGCACACCGTCATCGTTCCCGACCTGCGCGGATACGGGCTCAGCGACAAACCACGTCACGGCTACGACAAACGCACGATGGCTGCCGACGTGTCCGAACTGACCCGAAAGCTGGGCTTCCCAGTCGTCAGTGTCGTCGGCCACGACAGAGGCGGCAGGGTCGGTCATCGCTGGGCGCTCGACAACCCCGGTGAGATCGACCGGCTCGCGGTACTCGACATCATCCCGACCAGGGAGATGTGGGCCCGCATGGACGGTGGACTCGCCCGTGGCTATTGGCATTGGCTTTTCCACCTGCAACCCGACCTTCCCGAACGGCTGGCCGGACAGGACGTCGCCGGTTATCTCGGGTATTTCTTCGAACGCTGGACCCACCGACGTGACGCGCTCGAACCGGAGGCCGTCGCCGAGTACGTGCGCGCCTTCTCCGCACCTGGCGCGCTGCGAGCGGGCTTCGACGACTACCGGGCCTCGTTCCCAGCCGACGCCGAGCACGACGACGCCGACTTCGAGGCTGGCCGGAGGCTGGGCATGCCCGTGCTGGCGATGTGGGGTGAGAGCGGCCTGCTCGGCACGCTGCCCTGTGAGCGGATCTGGCGGGAGTACGCCACGGATGTCACCGGCAGGGCGGTCCCCTCGTGCGGCCACTTCGTCCCCGAGGAACAACCTGAATCGACGGCACGGCACCTGCTCGAATTCCTGTCGAGATGA